From the genome of Bacteroidota bacterium:
GCGATTGGACGCTGGTCGGGGCCGCTGGCCTCTTCCTCGGGTTGCACTTCATCCTGTGGATCACGTCGCTTTACCACACGTCCGTGGCAAGCGCGACGGTCCTCGTGACGATGAGCCCGCTCTTCATCGCTGTGCTGGGCGTGGTGGCGCTGCGTGAGCGACCGTCTCTGCGGACGTGGGTCGCGATCGCCGTGGGGCTGGTCGGCGCGGTGCTCATCGGCCTGGGCGATGCAGGGGCCGGTGTTTTCCCGCGCGCCTGGCTGGGTAACGGGCTCGCGCTCACGGCTGCGGCACTATTCTCGGTATACATCGTGATCGGACGTGCGGTGCGGCAGCGCGTGTCTTTTCTCGCCTACCTCTTCCCGCTCAACGTTGCGGCCATGCTCACGGCGCTCGTCGGCACGCTGGTGACCGGCGCTTCGCTGTCGGCCCCGCTCAACGTAGTCGGTTGGACCTTCGTGATGGCGCTCTTCCCGCAGATCCTCGGCCACGGCTCGTTCAACTACGCCGTGCGCTACATCTCAGCGGCAATGCTGGGCCTGCTCACGCTCACCGAGCCAGCCATCGCTTCGCTGCTCGCCTACGTGTTCTTCCAAGAAGTCCCAGGCGGCCTCGCTCTGGTTGGGATGGTCGTCGTCCTCGTCTCGCTCGCCGTCGTCATCGTGCGCCGACGTCCGTAGCAGAGTGGTTCGTAGCAGAGTGGTTCGTAGCTGCGTCAGTCGGGCAGCGAGACGAAGCGCTCCGAGGGGAGGTCCGAGAATCGACGGTGCTTGCGCAGGAAATAGTCGAGTGCGATCGAGCGACGGTAGGGCAGGGCGAAGGGCGACGACGCAGGGCGCTGGTCGAGGTAGCTCCCGCGCATTCGGTGCGCGTCGAGGTAGGCGCGGGCGATGGCGGCGGTCTCGCGCGGGCGGCCAGCGACGAGGGCGCGGGCAGCCGCAAGCGTGTCGAGGGCGAGGCGGCGCGGGAACGTGGCCAGCCAGGCGCGGGGCGGCAGGTTCTTGAACAGCATCAGCAGGCTGTTCCGGAAGTTGAGGTACGTCTTGCGCGGATCGCCCTGCCGCAGCGAGGCACCGCCGATGTGGTAGACCTCGGCGCTCGGCTCCACACGCACGCGCCACCCAGCCCGCCATAGCCGCCAGCACAGGTCGATCTCCTCCATGTGCATGCCGAACGCCTCATCGAGGAGCCCTACGTCGTCCAGCGCAGACCGTCGCAGCAGCAGCGCCGCGCCCGACGCCCAGAAGACATCGCGAGCGTCGTCGTACTGCCCAGCGTCCGGCTCCAGCGTGTCGAAAAGCCGCCCGCGCGTGAACGGGTAGCCGACGGCGTCGAGGAAGCCGCCGCTGGCGCCGGCGTACTCGAACTGCGACCGGTCGCCGTGCTGGAGCAGCTTCGGCTGGACGGCGGCCACCTCCGGCAACGTGTCGAGCACGCGCACGAGCGGCGCGAGCCAGCCAGGTGGTACCTCCACGTCGTTGTTGAGCAGGCAGACGTAGTCGCTCTCGGTGTGCCGGATTGCCTCGTTGTTGCCGCGCGCGAAGAGCCAGTTCTCCGGGTGCTGGATAACGCGTACCTCGGGGTGCGTCGCCGCCAGCCACGCGACGGTGTCGTCCGTGGAAGCGTTGTCCGCAACGACGACCTCAAACGACTCGAAGTCGGTGGCGAGGACTGAGGGCAGACACTGCTCCAGCAGCGCCCGCCCGTTCCAAGTCACGATGATGACAGAGACGCGCGGCACGGCGATCTAGCTCTGTGTGACCGCCTCGGTCGCCGCGCCCAGCCGTTCCAGCAGGCTCCGATACCACGCCGTTGCCGCATCGACGTGGGGGGCGAGGTCGTGATGGCCCCAGACCAGCGAGAGGGTGCGCCGCGTGCCGTCGTGGGTCTTCGTGCGCTGGCTGTCCTTGACGCCATTCGCGCACGGGCCTTCGGCGTCGAAGAGGCAGAGCAGGCCGCCGAGGTCGATGGTCTGCCCGCTTGCGTTGAAGACGTACGTTGCGTCTTTCTCGGCGAGGCCGACGCGGAACGGCGCTGTCGCCCGGTCGAGGTCGACGACGCTGATCGGCAGGCCGCTGTGCAGCGAGGCGACGTTGCAGGCGTCCACGACGGCGTTGATCGAGCCGAGCTTGCCGTTTTCGGCGGCGCGGACGAGGTATTCCGACGCGGGCTTACCGCGCCCGGTGGGTTTGTAGCCACCGTGGCGCAGCAGATTCCGCGACGTAGCGCGAATCATCTCCGAGCGCTGGACGGGAGCCTCTGCCTCCAGAGCAAACAGCGCCGTCAGCCAGTCGGGCGGCGGCGTA
Proteins encoded in this window:
- a CDS encoding DMT family transporter, which codes for MASPDAATTPNVTTEASVPQHVWLALTAGLVSISSAGILIRYASDAEGLTVALWRTMWAVTLLLPVVPRARSDWKEFTHRDWTLVGAAGLFLGLHFILWITSLYHTSVASATVLVTMSPLFIAVLGVVALRERPSLRTWVAIAVGLVGAVLIGLGDAGAGVFPRAWLGNGLALTAAALFSVYIVIGRAVRQRVSFLAYLFPLNVAAMLTALVGTLVTGASLSAPLNVVGWTFVMALFPQILGHGSFNYAVRYISAAMLGLLTLTEPAIASLLAYVFFQEVPGGLALVGMVVVLVSLAVVIVRRRP
- a CDS encoding glycosyltransferase family 2 protein, with product MPRVSVIIVTWNGRALLEQCLPSVLATDFESFEVVVADNASTDDTVAWLAATHPEVRVIQHPENWLFARGNNEAIRHTESDYVCLLNNDVEVPPGWLAPLVRVLDTLPEVAAVQPKLLQHGDRSQFEYAGASGGFLDAVGYPFTRGRLFDTLEPDAGQYDDARDVFWASGAALLLRRSALDDVGLLDEAFGMHMEEIDLCWRLWRAGWRVRVEPSAEVYHIGGASLRQGDPRKTYLNFRNSLLMLFKNLPPRAWLATFPRRLALDTLAAARALVAGRPRETAAIARAYLDAHRMRGSYLDQRPASSPFALPYRRSIALDYFLRKHRRFSDLPSERFVSLPD
- a CDS encoding phenylalanine--tRNA ligase beta subunit-related protein encodes the protein MTLTVDPHPLLHLAAFETMLPASLGGTPPPDWLTALFALEAEAPVQRSEMIRATSRNLLRHGGYKPTGRGKPASEYLVRAAENGKLGSINAVVDACNVASLHSGLPISVVDLDRATAPFRVGLAEKDATYVFNASGQTIDLGGLLCLFDAEGPCANGVKDSQRTKTHDGTRRTLSLVWGHHDLAPHVDAATAWYRSLLERLGAATEAVTQS